One Desulfobaccales bacterium DNA segment encodes these proteins:
- a CDS encoding adenylate/guanylate cyclase domain-containing protein, with protein MKYRFDFKSLQQRLAVLLILPVGLFLVGAGAFGYVSIRESLLEEWQKVAILRLERAAHQMDMRLSQPKHWMELFARLATKPHHAAVRDWILQQLEREDGVSQVKLTWPGTDAMRTFPAVKSVSPPRYFYPPGHETVGLRSELLDAHGQPLGELEVLLKLSYLMEDVVTSGWLQANMACLLNDKGLYLAHSNPSMQARHCLGETQDPLEVAMLKAIPEKPYATLIGQGWTPERVVGFYKLHQAPWAIMLHARGSQILAPILRFRFYYLLGVLLCLAFILGLMRLGINPLIASIQRIARRAALVAKGRYGKPIPVRTRDEIGQLTASFNNMVEGLKERDFISNTFGRYVDQEVARELLNRPEAGRLGGEKREVVILFSDIRDFTPLAETLSPEATIQLVNRHFSQMIEVLQQHRGIIVDFLGDAILAFFDPLYGPLEPTVRRAIRCGLDMEAAVALENASDSKFPKLQMGVGLHVGEVVVGNIGSETRAKYGIVGAAVNLTHRIQSQARGGEVVISEATYRQIPEEIVVQRSFRTMLKGIHDPTNLYVVGDLPG; from the coding sequence ATGAAATATAGATTCGACTTTAAAAGTCTACAGCAGCGCCTGGCCGTGCTCCTGATCTTGCCGGTGGGCTTGTTTCTTGTCGGCGCAGGGGCCTTCGGCTATGTCTCTATTCGGGAAAGTCTACTGGAGGAATGGCAAAAGGTCGCCATCCTGAGACTGGAACGGGCCGCACATCAGATGGATATGCGGCTGAGCCAGCCCAAACACTGGATGGAGCTGTTTGCCCGGCTTGCGACCAAGCCGCACCATGCAGCAGTGCGGGATTGGATCTTGCAGCAGTTGGAGCGAGAAGACGGTGTCAGCCAGGTTAAACTAACCTGGCCAGGGACTGATGCCATGCGGACCTTTCCAGCCGTTAAAAGTGTTTCCCCGCCTCGCTACTTCTATCCTCCGGGCCATGAGACCGTGGGTCTAAGATCTGAGCTTCTCGACGCGCACGGGCAACCCTTGGGAGAGCTCGAGGTTCTCCTGAAACTCAGTTACTTAATGGAAGACGTTGTGACCTCGGGGTGGTTGCAGGCCAACATGGCCTGTCTGCTCAATGACAAAGGTCTTTACCTGGCCCATTCCAACCCTTCCATGCAGGCCCGGCACTGCCTGGGGGAAACCCAGGACCCTCTGGAAGTGGCCATGCTGAAGGCTATACCGGAAAAACCTTACGCCACCCTCATAGGCCAGGGTTGGACGCCAGAGCGCGTGGTGGGCTTCTACAAGCTGCATCAGGCTCCCTGGGCTATTATGCTGCACGCCCGGGGGAGTCAAATCCTGGCCCCCATCTTGCGTTTTCGCTTCTATTATCTGCTGGGCGTCCTCTTGTGCCTCGCCTTTATCCTGGGCCTGATGCGCCTGGGAATCAACCCGCTTATCGCGTCGATTCAACGGATAGCCCGGCGCGCTGCCTTGGTGGCCAAGGGCCGCTACGGCAAACCCATACCGGTGCGCACCCGGGACGAAATCGGCCAGTTGACCGCGAGCTTTAATAACATGGTGGAGGGTCTCAAGGAACGTGACTTTATCAGCAATACCTTCGGACGCTACGTGGACCAGGAAGTCGCCCGAGAATTGCTGAACCGCCCTGAAGCGGGCCGGCTGGGAGGTGAAAAGCGGGAAGTAGTAATCCTGTTCTCCGATATCCGGGATTTTACTCCCCTTGCGGAGACCCTGAGTCCCGAAGCCACCATCCAGCTGGTAAATCGCCATTTCTCCCAAATGATCGAAGTGCTCCAGCAGCATCGCGGCATCATTGTGGACTTTCTGGGCGACGCCATCCTGGCCTTTTTCGATCCCTTGTACGGCCCTTTGGAGCCCACGGTGCGGCGCGCGATTCGCTGCGGTCTGGACATGGAAGCCGCCGTCGCCCTTGAAAATGCCTCGGATTCTAAGTTTCCCAAGCTCCAGATGGGGGTTGGCCTGCACGTGGGAGAAGTGGTGGTGGGTAATATCGGTTCAGAAACCCGAGCCAAGTATGGCATCGTGGGCGCCGCGGTTAATCTGACCCACCGCATTCAGTCCCAAGCCCGGGGCGGCGAAGTAGTGATTTCGGAAGCCACTTACCGCCAAATCCCTGAGGAAATAGTAGTCCAAAGATCCTTCCGCACCATGCTGAAGGGGATTCATGATCCCACCAATCTCTACGTAGTGGGGGACTTGCCGGGTTGA